A window of Glycine soja cultivar W05 chromosome 2, ASM419377v2, whole genome shotgun sequence genomic DNA:
TTCATATAAGTCTGAACAAACACATTGTCAAGGGTTACAAAACACAATTGTTCTTTTAAGTACTTATATGGTTATTCAATCAGATCCTTTGACAACCTTTTAACAGCAATAGAGGCTCCAAGATAATTAATCAGCAGTCCAACTCTGCTCAACAATATCTCGTACTCTTCTGTTGTATTCACGTTTGTTTTCACTAAACATCCGAGCAGCTTCTGAATTCGCTGGAGAGTTTGGGTTTGGATCACAAAGCAAGCTCTGCAACAAGAAACTCAGTTTCATGTGAGCagaaaatattcaaagcaaAGCACAAGTAACACATTATATTCTTAATGCTTACCAATTAGTCAAGTGTATTTCTAGTTTACTTAGGCTTTTGGAGGATATATAATCCTCTTATATTGTACTTAGCTCTTTTCCATCTCTTATCTTAAAGAAAACAGTGATAGAACTAAATAAATACAGTGATTTCTTACATAAAGgagagaatataattttttaaagaggaCATTATTTGTTTTCTAGAAGCCTACTACAACagttttctcttttaaaaagaaaaaaaaaatcgagaTTACAATACAGCCAGTTGTTATTGAACCTTGTGGAAATTCCTAGATTCTtaactacttttttttgttagtaaaCAAGAAGGCATGCAAAGACATAACTACTTGAAAAATAAGATGATGAAATGGAAAGAATAAAAGACTGCAAGACCAAAACTGACAGATAAGTGTATTGTAGACACACGAATCTGGCACTTGCACATGAATCTACATATGATACACTCTTGAACTGTTGTGAGTATGCAAAACTAATCGAAAGGCAATATTTCTTATTTCACAGTCTTAACAGACAAGGCAGCTAAAGGCTCCTACACCCTCATAACTTCGCACAAGTATAACGATGACTCCAATGAATCGCTGCTATCAAAAGAAAGGTACACAGATTTTGGGATgggatacaatcaaattagtGTTCACATTAATAGTCTTAAGGCAATACCAAAATATAGAGAATCACTATGACCTGAATTGAGGTAAGTATCGCCGCAACATCATAAATCGGGCTccattgattttgtaaaatgtcCAAACATATGCTTCCATCTGCATAAACTAAAATTGACAAAGGAAAAGGGGCTCAGAACTGCAAATTACCGAACTTGACAAAAGCAAATAGTACTTAATTACTTATTTCCATACAGATTCATTAATCCattgaaagaaacaaaaaagcaaACTCTTGGTTCACCAGTGACTTCCAAAATCCAAATTTATTTGGTAgatttaaataatgattttctGTTCTGTTTGAAGTTGGATTGTAAGTCATGGGTGCTGAATATACAAATAGTTCAAGTGGTTGCTATTTCAATTCCATTATGTGATTGCAGGGTTCTACACATGTTGACTCAGAAAGAGAGGCAAGAAGGCAAGTTCTAGTTTCCTACTTACTGTTGGGATGAAACATTTGAGAAACAAAGCGCACTGTAGGTGGTTTATTAGGATAATCCTCGGTGAACTGAAGTGTTAACTTAAATGTGCCTGAAAGACGCACAAATTAGATCAGATAAGCCATACTGAAATTATAAGACAAAGTAACCATGTCTAATTAAAATACCCTCACTTGAAGAATCTATCAAACAGTAAAATCAATCACCTAAAGATGCCTAAAATCAATACCAAAACCTGTAGCACTATAAATATTTGCTTGAATCAAATAAAAGAACACCATCTTTCTAGATGCTTTTCAAATTGGATGACAGATATAAACACTAATATTCTTGAAGATTTCTAGTACTTGcatcttaaaaaaatcatctgaTTGTACTTTACagcaacataataataataataataataataataataataataataatagatagatagatagatagatagatgcaAAGTTCAACTTTCTTCTTCTCAATTATTAGGGGTGAAGGTTGTGCTATCATATCAACGGTAATAGAAAGATGCTATGCCTAGGGGCtaattacaaacaaaacaaTCACAACTGATCATCTTAATAATGGAAACTTCAGTTAAATGTGCACAATCTTTGGTTTAAAATGTTAAAGGTTCATCAAGAAAAGGACTGCACAATCTTTGGTTAGTGAGTGACGCAGAGGGGGGAGAGAGGAAACAAAACAGTATCTTAGGACATGCAAAGAAATTTTCATGTGAACATTGAAACAATAAAGTCTTTTTGAGTAAATAAGGTAGAAGATATTATTGTACCTCCATCCCAGGGGGTGTCATCCGGTctagaaaaacaacaaaaaaagcaaaattagaCCACAAAAGGGAACAAACCcttaaggaaagaaaattcttcGGTATACTAACATACCCGAAGATAACTGCATTCCAAAGCATAATATTATTGTCTTGAGGAGCACCACTGATGCCAGCAGGAGGATCTAGTTGCAATCTTTTGAAATCTCTCATGAGTCTCTTCCTTGCAGGAGTTGACAtcctcacaagtcacaacctATATTCCAATCAAGTCCAACACAAGCAGTGGCAATCAGTAATTGACAAGCCATTGTGCATAGAGAAACAAGAGATGGATAAACAGAGAGCAACATCAGCAAGCAACTGATTGAAGACAGTAGCAATCTACAACAAATTACTACACAACACATTAAAAGTTTAAAGAAATGCAAACCCGCACAAAATGagagataaaattgatttttctacAGTGGCTCACAACAATCAAGCTAGTACAGTGGTACACAATGATCAAAGTTCATAATTTCCAAAATTACGTATGATGGAAAACCAATTCCTACAGAGGACGTGTTATTGAGTTTAAAGATGGATTCATTTCCCTGTCAAAGTCAAAACCACAAAGTGGGGGGAAGCAAATTCATGCCTACACAACACAAATAAACATACTCAAGGTTTTCCAAAATACACAAAAACTTGGTTTCTCAAAAATCACAAGCCCAAATCCTCACTCGGCAGATCAATTCTTCCActtttctcataaaaaaattccaaCGCAGGATTTGTAAAAAGTAACCAACCGTTTAACTACAAAGCAAATGGGCATCACTTGGTTTCATAAACAAACCTTCCTAGAAcatcaaaaacaattttttaagcaaaaatggGGTTAAGAAAAGAACAAGATGAACCTAAGAGAGAGACTGGTGACTTGTGAGTGAAGGGTGCAGTCCCAGGAGAAAGCAAAAGATGGAACGGGTTATAAAAGATGTGAACGTGAACAGAGAATttgatttgatcatttgaaaagtGCTTCCATGCTTATCAGTACTGAGAGAAAGAGATTCTTCTTCTtgttatcatcatcattattattattagtactatgatatgtatatgaaaattaaaaaaaaaaaaaaaaaaaaggttgtgtCGCTTTCTTTTCTCTTGTAAATTGTACTAATGCAACCACTAACCACTCATTTGCTTGGCAACTTGAACTGCTCATGACTGAAGGGTTTCACACGTTGTAATggatttttatatatacacgCGATGTCTCGTTGTTTGTGTGAAAATAGAAATCGGCATGTGTGTGCGTAACTACTAACTACTACTGCCTGTAGCAAAACTTAAGTCATGATGGTGCTAGGTGTAGGAAGGAGTTAGTCCAATCACGGTTCCAAtaaacatttatatttaatatctcATGCCATCTTGAAAATTATCAACATTGTATTAAGTTTATCACTTTGaagattaatttatataaacaaaacaTTCAAGTACCAAACACACACATTACTTTTGAAAGACAAGAATGTATTTACTCATTTATTTTTGacttaattattaaaagattcaatttggtttttaattgtgtaaagatctaatttaattaaagtttaaGAACCTTCTTTTATATTGGTTgtcaaataactaattttaaaaaataacattttacatcaaattataacatatttgacaataaaagatataattattttattttaaacaa
This region includes:
- the LOC114379105 gene encoding ubiquitin-conjugating enzyme E2 2-like; translation: MSTPARKRLMRDFKRLQLDPPAGISGAPQDNNIMLWNAVIFGPDDTPWDGGTFKLTLQFTEDYPNKPPTVRFVSQMFHPNIYADGSICLDILQNQWSPIYDVAAILTSIQSLLCDPNPNSPANSEAARMFSENKREYNRRVRDIVEQSWTAD